cattttcatttaatatGTTGGCCATCCATGAAATTAGAATTATTTAAACcactcataataaaccagtgtAGAACTTCACACACCATCAATAATAAACAGAACCATCTCTGAGTTTGAACTGTGTGCAGCTGTACCTAATGAAGTGGCCTTGGAGCTCAGGAATAAACGCTGAAcacagtgttttacagtatttattaggTCTTCAACATGAATCATACGATGCACAGTCACTGAATATCTTTAAGCAAAAATACAGATATTTTTATAAACACAACAGCAATTATTTAACACAAATTCCAAACAATAGAAATCTTTTATatacacaaaaatatttattttcagtaGCTGATTTACAAACGTGTGGATCAGTAAAACTGTCTGTGAATGTGTATAATTAGCCTCCAACCTCTCGTACTGAGCAAACCGCGTTCTCTACTCCAGCGCCGACTGAGACGAGCTCTCGAACTCGCACCTCACTGCGCTGATGCTGTCCACGCTGGGCTGGCTGTTGACCTGCTGGTGCGTGTGCGAGAGGGGAAAGGTTTCGGAGCGGGACATCCGGCCCCTGGCGCCGGAGGAGGCGCCCGACGAGCAGTCCTTCACCATGCGCAGGAACTCGGGCGCGGTGAAGCGCCGCAGCAGCCGCGTGCCCAGGCCCGGCAGCGCCGGCgcgcggcccggctccggctcctctcGGGCCGGCAGCAGTCGGCAGGTTCTGccggcggcgccgaggccgcCCCGCTTcgccggcgccgcgtcctcgTCCTTCGGCGCTTTGAGCGCCTCCGTCGCCCTCAGGGGCGGGTTCTTGCCGTTCAGCGGGGGCTTCAGCGCCGACTCGGCCTTGTCTGAGTCCGTCCTCCGGCCGCCGGCGGTACCGGGACATTCCGTCTTATCGATCAGGCATCTCTCGTCCTGCAGCGAGGCTCTCTTTAACTTGCTGGCGGAGCGGCTCATGTCCTGCGCGTCGCCCTGGTACGACTGCTTCCTGccgcccagcagctccaggttgaAGGACTGGGCTTTGCCCCAGAGGGACAGGCTCTCGGGCCTCCGCTCGCGGCCGACGCCTCTCTGGCTCTGCTCCGGCAGCGAGTTCAGCGCCTTCGTCCCCCTCAGCTCCCGGAGCTGGCAGTTCTGCAGCTGTTTGGCGGTGAAGAGGACGCTGCGATCGCCCCCCTCCagctgaggaggcagagccCAGCTGTGCCGGTGCCCGTCCTCCTGAGACTGGCTCCTGGAGCATCGGAAGTGGCTCCAcaggccggcgccggcgccgatcCTCCGCTGCCTCGGACACAGCCTGGGCAGCTGGTCGTCACCGCTCAGCTGCTTGGAGAACCTGTCCAGAACCTGCCTGGGGATCCGGCTGGGAAGCCGCGCGTCGCCCTCGTTCGCATCAACAAGCGGGTCGTCGGCGGCAacgctcctcctgcaggaaaagTTCAGAATCTGCACGCACTGGTTGTGTCCGAAAAAGTTGGCCACCTCGACGGCCGAGTGGCCGGCGTGGTTGGTTCTGTCCAGCCTGAGTCCGAGCCTTTTAAAAGCTCTCACCAGGAACTCCACCACCTGGCTGTGGCCGTAGTGGGCCGCGTACATGAGGGAGGTGTTGCCCCAGGCGTCAGAGACGTCCGGGTCGGCGCTGAACTGCACCAGCAGCTTCACGGCGTCCAGGTGACCCGCCTCGCAGGCGTGACTCAGGGCCGTGCGCCCGTCCTCGTCCTGGCAGTTGACGTCGGCGCCTTTCTCCAGCAGCATCCGCGTGAACTTGGCCCGGGTGCCGTGGTCCTGCAGGCAGGCGGCGAACATCAGCGGGGTGCGGCTCCGCTCCGTCTTTGAGTTGGTGATGCGTCCGTCCAAGGCGTCCAGGATGAAGCGCGCCAGGTGGACCTTCCCGCCGTGCATGGCTTCCAGGAAGGTCTTGGTGCCGGATCCCTGGCGTAAATCTTTGGGTCGCATCATTCCTGAAGGGTCGACGTGGAGCTGAGCCGTGGAGTCAAAGTGTGAGGCAAGTTATcgcctgcgccgccgccgccgcagagtCTATTTACCTCAGAGTAAGACTCCGAGCGGAGCAGCCAGTGTTTTTATACCTCCCTCTCCACATGCCCTCCCCACGTTGCCTAGGAAACAAATGTCTGAGGACCATTATGCAGTGGCAGCATCCATTCAGCCCAAGCACTCTCTGCCTGGAGAGAAATGTATGCTGTTTGAACAGAATAATTACTCCAGGAGAAAAACACGAGCAGGATTTCTCCTTCGAGGTCTCAGGTTAACTTAAGTTTAGCGTTGTCACAAATAAGCAAAACCTCAATATGAATAATTAAGAGTGAAGTAATTACTACGAGTACTTCAGCCTTTTACGCCATTTCTGAATAGATGCAAAGTAAATTCACTGTTCATCTTTAACATGAACCACAAATAAAACAGCGTAACAATTTAAATGCTATTAAATGCTAATGATGCTATTTTACAATAATGGGCTGCAACCGGTAAAGTAAACGGCCGAAAGGTAAAGCTTGTAaatcaataaatacaaaacaaacaaacaaacaaactgagctTTACTTTCGGTTAACAAACGTTATTGTTCAGGTTTCTTGTCTGAGGAACAGTTGCCACAGTTGTAGTATCGTAGCGTTAGTCggttatttacaaatatttactAATTCTAGCCTTTCAAATTCCAACGCAGCAGATTTTTTCCTGCATGAGCATGTATCATAAAAAGCAACAAGAAGCATtcagtgcagctgcttcaccacagaaattcattttaattgccAATAGAAGTCTCAGCAGGACCCAAACAGTGCCAAACTCTGGTGTGAGAGGAACACAGCCGGCTTCACCTCCTTGACCGTCACCATCACGCTTTCAATGCACCGAGCTGAACGTGGAGGAAACCAGTCAGACCGACACTCGATCAATGACAGACGTGAACTTAAAGCAATAATGACATGAACACAAAGAACAGACCGACCTGACACCATGACACCAGCGttaacaaaagcaaagcaacaaCCAGCCGTGTGTGTGACCAACAGTCCTTCCAtaggaaacactgcagcagctgtaggTGAGTCAGGGCCTTGAAATGGCTGCAAGCGGAACCCAGGAGCAATAAATGACTCAAACCCTCTGCCTCCAAATTCACCTGGGTTTGAATGTGAAAGCGGCACTGAGCTGACAGTCACCATGGACTGATTAAACATTTAGAAGCATAATACAGCGGGTCTGTGTGGTGCACATGTAATTAACATTTAGCACAATTTCAGTATCAGTGAGTCAGTATCTGACTCCTACACATATTTCATTGGATCCACTTTGCATCTGTCCCACTGAACCACAAAAACACCTCAGAGTGCATCAACCAACCCACTTCAGCCTCTGTTGAGTGGTCTAATAGAACCTGGAGGCATagatgtggacacacacacacacacataagatGTGAACGGACCTTGTATGTAGGTCCGAGGGTTCTGGTGACTGTCTGTGCTAAATAAAACTGCGTGTCTTTGCGTTCAGCTCATGGTGCCAGACACATGCTTGTGACAGTTCTGATTGTAATTCTGCATTAAGATAATTCACAGCCAGGCGTGGATGCTAATAGCTTAGCAACAGCAGTGTAGTGGCGCCGACCCACAGAAATCATCAGTATGCCTCCACGCATGCCGCACAGTCCAAACgctccattcacacacagatgaatgAAGTGTGGATGAAACATTCAGAATGTGGCGGCGGCGCCAGGAGACGTGCTAATTGGACAGATGTATGCGATAAAGCAGAGGTGTCATGGTAAATACCTGATCTCCATTCATTACGGGCCCGGACCACGAAGGAGCCACTTTGAATGTCTGATTGGAAATTAAAGAGTGTGTCAAGTTAAGGTGTTTTCAGCAGGACTAAGTGTCTTAATCAGCCCCCGGGGACGACGCAGACCTGGAGCCAAGAAACCCCAAAGAAATCAACAAATCAGTGGAGAAGCTGGTGAAATGGAAACTGCTGAATGGTCCTTGGTGACGCTACTCATCCACCAACACCTGAGACTAAATTTAATTCCCCAAATTCAACAAGGGCCCCTCAGCGGTGCCGCGTGTGCTCCGTGACCCGACGTGCCCTCATCCTCCACACACTAATTCACCTCCTCCCACATAATGAAGCGCACGCGGATCAGTCTACTGCCTGGAAAACAGGACGCGGCGCCTTGGATTTTCCAGTCCCtgcacaaacaccagcagctagGGCACAATTAACCAAGCCATAACGAGAGGAGGCTTTTTCAAACACATCAGAGCTTTAGAGGAGGATTTCACAGTACACATTGTTGTTTGCCTTGTGTCGAAGAAACAAAAAACTCAACACAATAAGACTTTGGTTTCCATACGCTTATGTAAAACATCCGTGGGGGATGAGACCTCCTGCAGGGCCCAAAATACCACGTTGATGAATTTGTATTCCGCAACAACAATCCTGTTTGTGCGTCCTCTTATTCCTCTAATACCCTTCGATTTAATACAAGGACACGGCGCTCGTACGCCGGCGGTTCCAGGAAagcgaggcagcagctgctctgctgtcgCTGCAGCCGCGTTCGCTTCACGCAAGGTCAGTGTGGACGCGCGGCGGGCGAAAACAAATGTCACGTTAGGCGGCGCCGGCCTGGAGCGCTCAGGGTTTGTTTACTGCCTTTAGAGCAAAGCAGAGGCAAAGATGCGGGCGGGAGGAGAAACGGGCGGCGCCGGGAGCTGCCGGGCGCCAGCAGAACCGGCGCCGTTGGCCGTGAAACAGGGCCTCGGCGCCGCTCATCAATTACGCCCTGACTCAGAGCCGCCAGATGGAAACAGTAGGTTGTTCCTTCAGCTCCGGATTAAAGGGCCTCTAATATCAGTCCTCAGCCGGAGACATTTGGACAACACAGCATTAGCGTCCTCCACGTGACGGGTCTGTTCCGCAGTCATGACAGCGGGTCATCAGCGCCGACGAGAGGGGGGATTTACACCAACGTACATGAGacggcagcagctctgctctgaggcTTTGGACAACGACACCGCAACACAGGGAGCTGTTTTCAGTCAGTTAATAAAATTAGTAATGAGCCACATTAAACTGGATTAAACTGGATTCATTACAAATttgcacatttaattaaatgcgAATGTACAAATCCTGTATTTCTTACACTTGAAGTTTTAATGAAACTTGCAGATTATTCCACACGTTTACCAGCCTTTGGTTTAAAGTGTCTATGATCCAGCTCCTCTTTTTTCCATCACATCTGATGGAAGCGGCGGAGCTGCAGGGTGCGGCCTCCGCTCCCGCTCCGTCTCCAGCTGACAGGCCCATTTGTGGCCTTGCAGGGCCGCTTACCCCCCGACAGCTCCATCAATTCTACAAATGGATCCCGCGTGAATCGGTTCGATGATCGCTCACAGCACCTGCAGTCACTCTTTGCCGACGCAGTCACGAGAGAAGCGGCGGCGAACGGCTGCTTTGCTTCAAGTGACGCCAGGTTTGATCTGAAACCGTGTCCTGAGAGCTGCCGTCACCATCGGAGTTAAAGTATTAACAGTCATTTGTGGTTGGATCTGGACTTGATGGATGACGACATTACCGACATCAATCAAAGCTCACCTGGAGCCACAAGGTTCTGAGCATCAGAgctctgaaccagaaccagcccacgtcctgctgctgctcagacttcAGCTCCTTTGAGCCACGTCCGCACAGCACAGCTTTGACATCAAATGAAACCCCTGCTTAGAGTGTTATTGCTTTGAAAAGACTTGTTGACTCACTTGCCTTAAGTGCCCATGTTAAAATGCACGTTGTCATGACACTGTGGGTTTCATTGTGCAGCGCGTGACCGTTTCCACCGGCCGCTGCCCCACAGAGCGGACGTGTAGGGAAATGAACCGATTGCTTCTGACGCGTGAATAAAATGGAGACGCCAGTCGTCCTGCGAGGACACACTCCGCCGGGTGTGTGCACTCGCCGTCACATAATTATCTGGCTAATTGGGAGAAGCTTCCAAAAATTCCTATTTTCACAAATAATTTGGAGACTGTCGACGGGAAATAAAAGGCAGCACAGCGAAGTAAAAACGCTGCTGTTTTTGAATTCGAAAACAGCTTCAACGGGAACATGGAGAAAAAAGCTCAGTATTGGAGTAGCCGTCATCATGCTGTCTGCTGCAGGCAATCAGTGTGTGGGCGTCTGAGACCGTGTGTGGCTAATGTAAGCGCTAGCTTCAATGCATGCAGGAGCGGAACATTTGCATGGGTGAGAAGGTGGAGGGGCCTCTTACAGGCCCCACTCAGGGGCTCAtgagcagagaggggagaggagcctCTTTGAATCCACATCAGGCTGCTGAGCTCAGGCTTTAACAGCACTGACTCAGGCACGGAGACTGTTCAGCCTGGCAAGAGCGCGGGAACGAATCAAAGAGGCGCTGCTTGGGTCCAGTGTAAGTGCAGTAGCAGCCCACAAAGCTCCAGCACAAAGCCTGTGACAGAGCAGCCTCAGTGGGTGGTGTGGgcggacggggggggggggggggggcgcgtggGCGCCAGCATCCACTTCAAGCCAAGACGGCTGTGGATCAATCTCCCACCTCCTCGGTCAGGTCTTCTTCCTCACTCAGGAACCGAGAGAAAAGCAGTGGTGCTGTTTTACTGCTGTGTTTTGAAGGTTTGAGGCTTTAAAAAGGCAGCGATTCGTTACTCTGTAGTTTTTGCAGGAATAAAAAGAACAATTGGTGGAAGTCTGCAGATGAGAAGATGAGTAGGATTAGACTGAGGGCTGCTGTTACTGGTTACTGGTACTTAATGATAAAATGGAATCAGGGAGAACGTGGCGCTATAAGGAACATCACTACTGAACATGACATGGTTCAACAAAGAGAACACAGAAAAACGTTTACACGACAGACGCTGTGGAGCTTCGATGATGAGCTGCAGTCGTCCTCGTTGATGAAGCAGCCTGAGGGTCATCCTGTGAATGGAAGAGGGGCTGAGATGAGGTGTAAAGACAAGGCTGGAGCTGGAAACAGAGGGGAACATGAGGAAGTGGGAGTGGCTAGATGTGAGGGGCGTGGCCTGTGCAGGGGGCGTGGTCAGAGTGGGAGAGGCAGAGCATCCGGACATTCACTCGACTTTTTATGTAACAAACAATAAATTGTGATATGGTGTCAAAGCATTTCAACAGTATCATGAAACCTTTCTGCGTACGTCTgtttcctttctgtgtgaacGTGTGCTCACTGTTCACCAGTCAACATGACATTTCATATCTGAACATCTGCTTGGTGCTTTgctgtgtaattgtgtgtgtcagcgtgagCCAGGCAGTTACCACAAACACTTCCGTGCTTCCTCTGGCTTTTCCCTTGTTAGTGAGCACCCGAGCGGTGCCTTGTGGGTAAATATCCTGCTCGGGCCGTCCCTCTCCAGCTGGTCTGGACCGCGCCGCCAGCTCCGTCCTCTTCTTATGCAAGATTATCAGGCCAGTGATTCAGGGCTGACTGGTTTCACACTCCCGAGCTCACAGTTCATCTGTGTTTGGCATGAGGTGGCAGGACTCTCAGGCACAATCTGTGTGTCCCCGGCACGGTCCGTGCAGATCCACCACGTTTGAGTGTCACCCATGTTCTTTGAGTCAGTAGAAGGATGTCATGatgaaaaggaaacaggaaaaatggACAGATTGCTTCATGTGGTGAGTCAGAGAAAGGCTGCATTAATTAATGAATGCCTGCATAAGTGTAACAACACAGAAATATGTGGCTCTCATTGATGCAGCAGGTTGTACCAGTGCCTGTCATTCATCAGACCATATATGGGCAGGACAGGTCTCACTTCCTGCATGCTTTTACCCAGGTCACGTGCTTTGTGTGGGAGTCGCAACCTCTGACACCTGATCCATTCCAGCATTTTATGAGCTCATGCAAGAAGAAAAGGATTCATTTGtgcaattttgttttgtttgtttgttttaaatgagtCACAAATTCCATTGAAGAGgattgaagagagagagagagagagagagagagagagagagactctcTGTTCAACAGCTTCTTTTGAGTTTCAAGTTGGCACAAATACCAGGTTGGTTTTCAGTCGTCTGAGTCTTGTTGTGGATTTCATTCATGGGCTGAATGTCACAAACGTAAAGTTTCCagtttctggttctgtcctAAAAGAGATGATGGTCGGGTGTTCTGCACAAATCAACCACAGAGGACAGAGGTGAGCAGCTGCTAAAACAAATCTCATTGCAATTGTTGCTTTGCAGCCAGAAACTATTTGGTTGTTCAGAACCAACATAAAGATCACGAACACttaatctacacacacacaaacacacacaaatacaggtGTTTATAGTTTATTGGACGTATTTTAGCATCAttcaaatttctttttttttcctagtTAAAACATCATTAAAGCTGAAACAAGACGAAAGAACAAGCAGGAAAAGGCCAATTCATCCACCGTGCATGAGaatctgcagagctgctgctactGATGAACCTGTGGTCTTCATGCATTTCATCACGTGCCAACGCGGAGCTTTTGTTCGGGGGAAAGGCCTCGTCTGTGACAGAACACGTGTCCTCTCTGTCAGTGAGTCACTCCTCATTCACAACCTTTCTGTGGCTGCCGCTACAGGAcgattctctctctctggagtcTCACACAAGCAAGTCATCGCAATTcagcctgtttttgttgctaCATATCTGTCGATGAATAACTGTCTGTACGGCCCTTTTAACTCTTAAATAGAAGGATAGAAAAAGAAATTCAATCACCTACATTATATAACGTCTGCTTTTCATTATGGCTGCAAAATCCCTACAGAATAAAACCTGAAATCACACAGACTGGAGATGAACGCGGCGCTGGGAGCCGCAGTGAAGCCGAGGCCTGGTGGCGCTGGGCGTTTAACCCAGGAAGACGTCTCCATAGAAACCCACGCCCTCCACCCTGTCTCCTGGATGCTCCACCATGTCGGGGAAGTGAGCGCCCACGCAGACGTTCACCGCCTCCTTCACCTGCGCCGGCAGAGACCGCACCTTCTGAGCGTGCTCCGTCAGGGCCTCCTGGTTGAGCTGCAGTcgcgaggtcaaaggtcagtcacAGGTTAATGCTTATCACAATCACTGGTCCTGTGTAAACAATCCCACATTACTACTACTGTGgactgtggaggtggaggagtcatACAGACCCATAAGACCAGTGATTCATCCTGATTTGTCTCTTTGTTTATTGCCTCATATTAATTCCTCCCACTTGTCACAATATCATAAACTACATTTGTAACCTAATACTACTGGTGGGACATAAAAACACGTCCATCTGGCGCTAACGCGTCAGCGTCTCAACGATCTGACGCCTTTTTTTCTGCACCAACTGCCAAGATTTGTGCGGTGAAGCGAGGCTTTGTCACAAGGAAGCGCTGACATCAGCTGCAGTGGTGGGAGCTTCACTCAGAAGTGGATGTGTCACACGGCAGCATCACGTCCCGTCGTGATGGACAGACGGAACCAGAGGCTCAGAACGTGGGCTTTCCAACGTTGTCACAGGGTGAACTCTCATCCTTAATGTGTTATGTGTGTGATGCAAATGAGCAAAACGAACTGCACTCACCTGATGCGTCAGGGTCTTGATCTCCTCTAGGGTCGCAGCCTGTTTCTTCATCAGAGCCACTTGCTGCGGGCTGTAATCCGACGACTGCAACAAC
Above is a window of Betta splendens chromosome 22, fBetSpl5.4, whole genome shotgun sequence DNA encoding:
- the LOC114849108 gene encoding ankyrin repeat domain-containing protein 63 → MMRPKDLRQGSGTKTFLEAMHGGKVHLARFILDALDGRITNSKTERSRTPLMFAACLQDHGTRAKFTRMLLEKGADVNCQDEDGRTALSHACEAGHLDAVKLLVQFSADPDVSDAWGNTSLMYAAHYGHSQVVEFLVRAFKRLGLRLDRTNHAGHSAVEVANFFGHNQCVQILNFSCRRSVAADDPLVDANEGDARLPSRIPRQVLDRFSKQLSGDDQLPRLCPRQRRIGAGAGLWSHFRCSRSQSQEDGHRHSWALPPQLEGGDRSVLFTAKQLQNCQLRELRGTKALNSLPEQSQRGVGRERRPESLSLWGKAQSFNLELLGGRKQSYQGDAQDMSRSASKLKRASLQDERCLIDKTECPGTAGGRRTDSDKAESALKPPLNGKNPPLRATEALKAPKDEDAAPAKRGGLGAAGRTCRLLPAREEPEPGRAPALPGLGTRLLRRFTAPEFLRMVKDCSSGASSGARGRMSRSETFPLSHTHQQVNSQPSVDSISAVRCEFESSSQSALE